The following are encoded in a window of Hippoglossus stenolepis isolate QCI-W04-F060 chromosome 10, HSTE1.2, whole genome shotgun sequence genomic DNA:
- the LOC118116469 gene encoding TOG array regulator of axonemal microtubules protein 1 isoform X2, which produces MIPGLISQELHKQLLDPKNYLNRTDGVEELKRILTEVDIKSVPSASVEDFINFLPRLLDDSNFKVLYGTLQVLNILIQKLGTSVEKYFKLLLLVAFKALGDACTITRSEYMNVFQRLMKTVAPQQVLDLLVSNLKHKNSRVREDVLKIIMAAMLTHPRRDFNIPKLCYEVAPYLADSKKKVRHAALELFAVFDYCLDTGKKQPLMKAVDMVELNEDAEGLMAAVQARRARRVLPKLSSDGIVEYGLVVPKPGQRCSLQYVSGADLDWVMNRGRISSARSHRTEPDCNRLYGYGSLGSLTDDLPFQRRIVSAGKGKNKLPWEMSSFSSTENDQQCNTPDRKCSEQVASKDFLPLSRRLSPETYIPSFSSADPQKQQCSRSMGPPARLRRSGSLNLDPDIFKTTNFCDPDVVAPKGHMLQRNPSVERTFSLPSNPTTSGSFLLPSYPLATLPGGMLTPTLSRRHGDPSLSMSNTWPNKRESSPHQRDTSPWRDTAGTAKGDLSSRCSPRPLRATLMSSSSTSSFRRALSSTRATLSISPVVPPGEQAQSHNGQRYNAPGSPQNQQLEKSLQLDPDDFSPVQDPQEDDPLDKQEMRNSLRSLHNSAAKKRAKVSLSSPDPGSPDSAVRLDLDSLSHTSPKLTSSASESGLSTLSSVANGFKTSPGNSTGIKPRIARVPSAKLKTSVSMDFSSLQGLRNELPSEVGVVGQRVTYSNGKIKPEMETTGTSPPLVKPDFREAVRGLKPTKGSQNHSSRNSPGTDMPEGVVGKGVVLSLEQGESMAKPPTYPSAGVYNHTLYDNQRDSDDSPLPDEFKERVKNARFSRDKMQLQRLNQQEWQCGQGDSTQEKIRHRVRQMLSDSPTEENRPLIIKDLHLNGSTLSSSKADNLSTPLSPSSPVSPLGPQSPLKGFTLPLQPSPPTVPPNPKNLSRLRRAPSLSRTRPSLSHSTDELDSLGTTDHRKNRSEPPELCPFSKPNLALTESFDLLNSVEWEKKIKGLMSLRSLAHYHSDTLQARLHDVCISLIQEVKNLRSCVSRVAVCTLGNLYTNLQKGMDQELEGTVTALLQKAAESNAFIRQDIDVALDCMVQHCSPSRGIHALLTGGLSHVNAVVRKFTAQHLANLVEKVGAARLLSGSKDVTERILPAVTKLTQDTSQEVRYFGRRMLLSLSSHPDFDNILKKCIPTNDLPTVRDTVFSLKTKGCGEMPQETQSARCRRSIQGSGTLRSSSLTRKPLNQTNRLILSANLL; this is translated from the exons ATGATCCCTGGATTGATCTCCCAGGAGTTACACAAGCAGCTTCTGGACCCAAAGAATTACCTAAACCGCACAGATGGCGTGGAAGAACTTAAACGCATCCTCACAGAGGTGGACATCAAGTCAGTCCCCTCTGCGAGTGTTGAGGACTTCATCAATTTTCTCCCTCGACTCCTGGATGACAGTAATTTCAAAGTGCTGTATGGCACCTTACAGGTTTTAAACATTCTCATTCAGAAGCTAGGCACGAGTGTAGAGAAATATTTCAAACTGTTACTCTTGGTGGCCTTCAAGGCCCTCGGGGATGCTTGCACTATCACCAGGAGTGAatacatgaatgtgtttcaaAGGCTGATGAAAACTGTTGCGCCGCAACAAGTGTTAGATCTTCTTGTCAGCAACTTGAAGCACAAGAATTCAAGGGTTAGGGAAGATGTCCTTAAAATCATTATGGCAGCTATGCTTACTCATCCTAGGAGAGATTTCAACATCCCTAAGCTTTGTTATGAGGTTGCACCATATCTGGCAGACAGCAAAAAGAAAGTCCGCCATGCTGCCCTAgagctgtttgctgtttttgacTACTGCCTTGACACCGGGAAAAAGCAGCCTCTGATGAAAGCTGTGGACATGGTTGAGCTGAACGAGGATGCAGAGGGTTTAATGGCCGCTGTACAGGCAAGACGAGCAAGGCGTGTCCTCCCTAAACTCTCCTCAGATGGAATAGTGGAGTATGGCTTAGTTGTGCCCAAACCAGGACAGAGGTGCTCACTGCAGTACGTTTCTGGAGCTGATCTGGACTGGGTGATGAACAGAGGGCGCATCAGCAGTGCCAGGAGCCACAGAACCGAACCAGACTGTAACCGATTGTATGGCTACGGCAGCTTAGGCTCCCTCACTGATGACCTTCCATTCCAAAGGAGGATTGTCAGCGCGGGcaaagggaaaaacaaacttCCCTGGGAGATGTCGAGCTTCTCATCCACTGAGAATGACCAGCAATGCAATACACCAGATCGAAAGTGCTCAGAACAG GTGGCCAGCAAGGATTTCCTTCCCCTGTCCAGGAGGCTGAGTCCAGAGACCTACATACCCAGTTTTA GTTCTGCAGATCCACAGAAGCAACAATGCTCCAGAAGTATGGGGCCTCCTGCTCGCCTCAGAAGAAGTGGAAGCCTCAACCTGGACCCTGACATCTTTAAAACCACCAACTTCTGTGACCCAGATGTTG TGGCACCCAAAGGGCACATGCTCCAGAGGAACCCCAGTGTTGAGCGCACATTTTCCCTTCCCTCTAACCCCACCACATCTGGCTCATTCCTACTGCCCTCCTACCCACTGGCTACACTCCCAGGAGGCATGCTTACCCCAACACTGTCCCGTCGCCATGGAGATCCCTCCCTGTCTATGTCCAACACCTGGCCCAACAAGAGGGAGAGCAGCCCTCACCAGCGAGACACCAGCCCCTGGAGAGACACAGCAGGCACAGCAAAGG GAGACCTCTCCAGCAGATGCTCTCCCAGGCCTCTCCGTGCCACCCTAATGAGTTCCTCTTCCACTTCATCTTTCCGCCGGGCTCTGAGCAGCACCAGGGCAACCCTCTCTATCTCACCAGTAGTCCCTCCAGGAGAGCAGGCCCAGTCTCATAACGGCCAGAGGTACAATGCTCCAGGCAGCCCTCAGAACCAACAGCTAGAAAAGAGCCTTCAACTGGACCCCGATGATTTCAGTCCAGTGCAGGATCCTCAAGAAGATGATCCTCTGGACAAGCAGGAG ATGCGGAACTCTCTGCGCTCATTGCACAATAGTGCGGCCAAGAAGAGGGCCAAAGTGAGCCTTAGCAGTCCAGATCCAGGCAGCCCTGACTCTGCTGTGAGATTAGATCTGGATTCATTATCACACACCTCTCCAAAGCTTACCAGCTCAGCCAGTGAAAGTGGTCTCTCCACTCTGAGCTCAGTGGCTAATGGCTTCAAAACCAG TCCTGGAAACTCTACAGGAATTAAACCTCGCATCGCAAGAGTGCCTTCTGCAAAACTGAAGACCTCTGTGTCCATGGACTTCAGCAGCCTTCAAG GATTAAGAAATGAACTGCCATCTGAGGTGGGTGTTGTTGGGCAGAGAGTGACTTATTCCAATGGGAAAATCAAACCTGAGATGGAGACAACAGGAACCTCCCCTCCTTTGGTCAAACCTGACTTTCGTGAAGCAGTTAGGGGTCTGAAGCCTACAAAAG GGTCACAGAACCATAGCAGCAGGAACTCACCAGGCACAGACATGCCTGAAGGAGTCGTTGGAAAAG GAGTCGTCTTGTCACTTGAGCAGGGTGAATCTATGGCCAAACCCCCCACTTATCCCTCAGCTGGTGTCTACAACCACACTCTGTATGACAATCAGAGAGATAGTGATGACAGCCCACTTCCTGATGAATTTAAG GAGAGGGTGAAGAACGCAAGGTTCAGCCGGGACAAGATGCAGCTGCAGCGTCTTAATCAGCAGGAGTGGCAGTGTGGTCAGGGGGACAGCACACAAGAGAAGATTCGCCACCGTGTCAGACAGATGTTGTCTGACTCACCAACTGAGGAGAACAGACCATTAATCATCAAAG ATCTGCATTTAAACGGCAGCACGCTGTCTTCCTCCAAAGCAGACAACCTCTCTACCCCTCTTAGCCCCAGCAGCCCCGTCAGCCCACTGGGACCCCAAAGCCCCCTCAAGGGCTTCACACTGCCCCTCCAGCCGAGCCCCCCCACAGTGCCCCCCAACCCTAAAAACCTCTCGCGGCTCCGGAGGGCTCCCAGCCTCAGCAGGACACGACCTTCACTGTCACATAGCACAG ATGAGCTTGATTCCCTTGGCACCACGGACCACAGGAAAAATAGGTCTGAGCCACCGGAGCTGTGTCCGTTTTCCAAACCCAACCTGGCGCTGACCGAAAGCTTCGACCTGCTGAATTCTGTGGAATG ggAGAAGAAGATTAAGGGTCTGATGTCCCTGCGCTCGCTTGCCCACTACCACTCAGACACACTCCAGGCCAGGCTTCATGATGTCTGCATTTCTCTCATTCAAGAG GTGAAGAACTTGCGGTCATGCGTGTCCAGGGTTGCAGTGTGCACACTGGGTAATCTGTACACCAACCTGCAGAAGGGGATGGACCAGGAGCTGGAGGGGACAGTTACAGCTTTACTGCAGAAAGCTGCGGAGTCCAACGCCTTCATCAGGCAAGATATTGATGTAGCCCTGGATTGCATGGTGCAGCACTGCAGCCCCTCTCGTGGCATCCACGCTCTACTCACTGGAGGACTCAG TCACGTCAATGCAGTGGTGAGAAAATTCACTGCTCAGCATCTGGCCAATCTGGTAGAGAAGGTTGGTGCTGCCCGTCTCCTCTCTGGGAGTAAAGATGTCACTGAGAGGATTTTACCTGCTGTCACAAAACTCACACAAGACACCTCACAGGAAGTCAG GTACTTTGGGCGTCGAATGTTGCTGTCCCTGTCATCCCATCCTGACTTTGACAATATCCTGAAGAAATGCATCCCCACCAATGACCTGCCAACTGTTAGAGATACTGTCTTCAGTCTCAAGACAAAG GGTTGTGGCGAGATGCCCCAAGAAACCCAGTCAGCAAGGTGCAGACGCTCGATCCAAGGCAGTGGCACATTGAGATCCTCGTCTCTCACCAGGAAGCCTCTCAACCAGACCAACAG ATTGATACTATCAGCTAATCTCCTTTGA
- the LOC118116469 gene encoding TOG array regulator of axonemal microtubules protein 1 isoform X1, whose translation MIPGLISQELHKQLLDPKNYLNRTDGVEELKRILTEVDIKSVPSASVEDFINFLPRLLDDSNFKVLYGTLQVLNILIQKLGTSVEKYFKLLLLVAFKALGDACTITRSEYMNVFQRLMKTVAPQQVLDLLVSNLKHKNSRVREDVLKIIMAAMLTHPRRDFNIPKLCYEVAPYLADSKKKVRHAALELFAVFDYCLDTGKKQPLMKAVDMVELNEDAEGLMAAVQARRARRVLPKLSSDGIVEYGLVVPKPGQRCSLQYVSGADLDWVMNRGRISSARSHRTEPDCNRLYGYGSLGSLTDDLPFQRRIVSAGKGKNKLPWEMSSFSSTENDQQCNTPDRKCSEQVASKDFLPLSRRLSPETYIPSFSSADPQKQQCSRSMGPPARLRRSGSLNLDPDIFKTTNFCDPDVVAPKGHMLQRNPSVERTFSLPSNPTTSGSFLLPSYPLATLPGGMLTPTLSRRHGDPSLSMSNTWPNKRESSPHQRDTSPWRDTAGTAKGDLSSRCSPRPLRATLMSSSSTSSFRRALSSTRATLSISPVVPPGEQAQSHNGQRYNAPGSPQNQQLEKSLQLDPDDFSPVQDPQEDDPLDKQEMRNSLRSLHNSAAKKRAKVSLSSPDPGSPDSAVRLDLDSLSHTSPKLTSSASESGLSTLSSVANGFKTSPGNSTGIKPRIARVPSAKLKTSVSMDFSSLQGLRNELPSEVGVVGQRVTYSNGKIKPEMETTGTSPPLVKPDFREAVRGLKPTKGSQNHSSRNSPGTDMPEGVVGKGVVLSLEQGESMAKPPTYPSAGVYNHTLYDNQRDSDDSPLPDEFKERVKNARFSRDKMQLQRLNQQEWQCGQGDSTQEKIRHRVRQMLSDSPTEENRPLIIKDLHLNGSTLSSSKADNLSTPLSPSSPVSPLGPQSPLKGFTLPLQPSPPTVPPNPKNLSRLRRAPSLSRTRPSLSHSTDELDSLGTTDHRKNRSEPPELCPFSKPNLALTESFDLLNSVEWEKKIKGLMSLRSLAHYHSDTLQARLHDVCISLIQEVKNLRSCVSRVAVCTLGNLYTNLQKGMDQELEGTVTALLQKAAESNAFIRQDIDVALDCMVQHCSPSRGIHALLTGGLSHVNAVVRKFTAQHLANLVEKVGAARLLSGSKDVTERILPAVTKLTQDTSQEVRYFGRRMLLSLSSHPDFDNILKKCIPTNDLPTVRDTVFSLKTKGCGEMPQETQSARCRRSIQGSGTLRSSSLTRKPLNQTNRESNRHYSCRSQTQSIADKTEYIKQISGLLGSKDFRERIKGINQLVDDCQHNPNMVINSIFPLFDAFKARLLESNSKVNLHALESLQKIILMMKDNLSQVVNILVPAIVDNHLNSKSNAIYSAAVGAIDALILNLDNILLLQPLCTKAKFLNGKAKVDLIEKVADIVTELYPRKPQMVEQKVLPLLWHLLGTPTHSGTIRGRSVRAATANLCQALYAQMGTSLSECAASQPANIHMDLNEFLRGFS comes from the exons ATGATCCCTGGATTGATCTCCCAGGAGTTACACAAGCAGCTTCTGGACCCAAAGAATTACCTAAACCGCACAGATGGCGTGGAAGAACTTAAACGCATCCTCACAGAGGTGGACATCAAGTCAGTCCCCTCTGCGAGTGTTGAGGACTTCATCAATTTTCTCCCTCGACTCCTGGATGACAGTAATTTCAAAGTGCTGTATGGCACCTTACAGGTTTTAAACATTCTCATTCAGAAGCTAGGCACGAGTGTAGAGAAATATTTCAAACTGTTACTCTTGGTGGCCTTCAAGGCCCTCGGGGATGCTTGCACTATCACCAGGAGTGAatacatgaatgtgtttcaaAGGCTGATGAAAACTGTTGCGCCGCAACAAGTGTTAGATCTTCTTGTCAGCAACTTGAAGCACAAGAATTCAAGGGTTAGGGAAGATGTCCTTAAAATCATTATGGCAGCTATGCTTACTCATCCTAGGAGAGATTTCAACATCCCTAAGCTTTGTTATGAGGTTGCACCATATCTGGCAGACAGCAAAAAGAAAGTCCGCCATGCTGCCCTAgagctgtttgctgtttttgacTACTGCCTTGACACCGGGAAAAAGCAGCCTCTGATGAAAGCTGTGGACATGGTTGAGCTGAACGAGGATGCAGAGGGTTTAATGGCCGCTGTACAGGCAAGACGAGCAAGGCGTGTCCTCCCTAAACTCTCCTCAGATGGAATAGTGGAGTATGGCTTAGTTGTGCCCAAACCAGGACAGAGGTGCTCACTGCAGTACGTTTCTGGAGCTGATCTGGACTGGGTGATGAACAGAGGGCGCATCAGCAGTGCCAGGAGCCACAGAACCGAACCAGACTGTAACCGATTGTATGGCTACGGCAGCTTAGGCTCCCTCACTGATGACCTTCCATTCCAAAGGAGGATTGTCAGCGCGGGcaaagggaaaaacaaacttCCCTGGGAGATGTCGAGCTTCTCATCCACTGAGAATGACCAGCAATGCAATACACCAGATCGAAAGTGCTCAGAACAG GTGGCCAGCAAGGATTTCCTTCCCCTGTCCAGGAGGCTGAGTCCAGAGACCTACATACCCAGTTTTA GTTCTGCAGATCCACAGAAGCAACAATGCTCCAGAAGTATGGGGCCTCCTGCTCGCCTCAGAAGAAGTGGAAGCCTCAACCTGGACCCTGACATCTTTAAAACCACCAACTTCTGTGACCCAGATGTTG TGGCACCCAAAGGGCACATGCTCCAGAGGAACCCCAGTGTTGAGCGCACATTTTCCCTTCCCTCTAACCCCACCACATCTGGCTCATTCCTACTGCCCTCCTACCCACTGGCTACACTCCCAGGAGGCATGCTTACCCCAACACTGTCCCGTCGCCATGGAGATCCCTCCCTGTCTATGTCCAACACCTGGCCCAACAAGAGGGAGAGCAGCCCTCACCAGCGAGACACCAGCCCCTGGAGAGACACAGCAGGCACAGCAAAGG GAGACCTCTCCAGCAGATGCTCTCCCAGGCCTCTCCGTGCCACCCTAATGAGTTCCTCTTCCACTTCATCTTTCCGCCGGGCTCTGAGCAGCACCAGGGCAACCCTCTCTATCTCACCAGTAGTCCCTCCAGGAGAGCAGGCCCAGTCTCATAACGGCCAGAGGTACAATGCTCCAGGCAGCCCTCAGAACCAACAGCTAGAAAAGAGCCTTCAACTGGACCCCGATGATTTCAGTCCAGTGCAGGATCCTCAAGAAGATGATCCTCTGGACAAGCAGGAG ATGCGGAACTCTCTGCGCTCATTGCACAATAGTGCGGCCAAGAAGAGGGCCAAAGTGAGCCTTAGCAGTCCAGATCCAGGCAGCCCTGACTCTGCTGTGAGATTAGATCTGGATTCATTATCACACACCTCTCCAAAGCTTACCAGCTCAGCCAGTGAAAGTGGTCTCTCCACTCTGAGCTCAGTGGCTAATGGCTTCAAAACCAG TCCTGGAAACTCTACAGGAATTAAACCTCGCATCGCAAGAGTGCCTTCTGCAAAACTGAAGACCTCTGTGTCCATGGACTTCAGCAGCCTTCAAG GATTAAGAAATGAACTGCCATCTGAGGTGGGTGTTGTTGGGCAGAGAGTGACTTATTCCAATGGGAAAATCAAACCTGAGATGGAGACAACAGGAACCTCCCCTCCTTTGGTCAAACCTGACTTTCGTGAAGCAGTTAGGGGTCTGAAGCCTACAAAAG GGTCACAGAACCATAGCAGCAGGAACTCACCAGGCACAGACATGCCTGAAGGAGTCGTTGGAAAAG GAGTCGTCTTGTCACTTGAGCAGGGTGAATCTATGGCCAAACCCCCCACTTATCCCTCAGCTGGTGTCTACAACCACACTCTGTATGACAATCAGAGAGATAGTGATGACAGCCCACTTCCTGATGAATTTAAG GAGAGGGTGAAGAACGCAAGGTTCAGCCGGGACAAGATGCAGCTGCAGCGTCTTAATCAGCAGGAGTGGCAGTGTGGTCAGGGGGACAGCACACAAGAGAAGATTCGCCACCGTGTCAGACAGATGTTGTCTGACTCACCAACTGAGGAGAACAGACCATTAATCATCAAAG ATCTGCATTTAAACGGCAGCACGCTGTCTTCCTCCAAAGCAGACAACCTCTCTACCCCTCTTAGCCCCAGCAGCCCCGTCAGCCCACTGGGACCCCAAAGCCCCCTCAAGGGCTTCACACTGCCCCTCCAGCCGAGCCCCCCCACAGTGCCCCCCAACCCTAAAAACCTCTCGCGGCTCCGGAGGGCTCCCAGCCTCAGCAGGACACGACCTTCACTGTCACATAGCACAG ATGAGCTTGATTCCCTTGGCACCACGGACCACAGGAAAAATAGGTCTGAGCCACCGGAGCTGTGTCCGTTTTCCAAACCCAACCTGGCGCTGACCGAAAGCTTCGACCTGCTGAATTCTGTGGAATG ggAGAAGAAGATTAAGGGTCTGATGTCCCTGCGCTCGCTTGCCCACTACCACTCAGACACACTCCAGGCCAGGCTTCATGATGTCTGCATTTCTCTCATTCAAGAG GTGAAGAACTTGCGGTCATGCGTGTCCAGGGTTGCAGTGTGCACACTGGGTAATCTGTACACCAACCTGCAGAAGGGGATGGACCAGGAGCTGGAGGGGACAGTTACAGCTTTACTGCAGAAAGCTGCGGAGTCCAACGCCTTCATCAGGCAAGATATTGATGTAGCCCTGGATTGCATGGTGCAGCACTGCAGCCCCTCTCGTGGCATCCACGCTCTACTCACTGGAGGACTCAG TCACGTCAATGCAGTGGTGAGAAAATTCACTGCTCAGCATCTGGCCAATCTGGTAGAGAAGGTTGGTGCTGCCCGTCTCCTCTCTGGGAGTAAAGATGTCACTGAGAGGATTTTACCTGCTGTCACAAAACTCACACAAGACACCTCACAGGAAGTCAG GTACTTTGGGCGTCGAATGTTGCTGTCCCTGTCATCCCATCCTGACTTTGACAATATCCTGAAGAAATGCATCCCCACCAATGACCTGCCAACTGTTAGAGATACTGTCTTCAGTCTCAAGACAAAG GGTTGTGGCGAGATGCCCCAAGAAACCCAGTCAGCAAGGTGCAGACGCTCGATCCAAGGCAGTGGCACATTGAGATCCTCGTCTCTCACCAGGAAGCCTCTCAACCAGACCAACAG GGAGTCTAATAGACATTATAGCTGTAGATCTCAGACTCAGAGTATTGCAGACAAGACTGAATACATCAAGCAGATCTCAGGTCTGCTGGGTTCAAAAGACTTCAGAGAGAGGATAAAGGGAATCAACCAGCTTGTGGACGACTGCCAGCACAACCCCAACATGGTCATCAATAGTATATTCCCG CTGTTTGATGCCTTCAAGGCCCGGCTGCTGGAGTCCAACAGTAAGGTCAACCTGCATGCCCTCGAGTCACTGCAGAAAATCATCCTCATGATGAAGGACAACCTGTCCCAAGTGGTCAACATCCTGGTCCCTGCAATCGTGGACAATCACCTCAACTCCAAAAGCAATGCCATctactctgctgctgttggagcCATTGATGCACTTATCTTAAATCTCG ATAATATACTTCTCCTTCAGCCTCTCTGCACCAAGGCTAAATTTTTAAATGGCAAAGCAAAGGTGGATCTTATTGAAAAGGTCGCAG ACATTGTGACAGAGCTCTATCCTCGCAAACCCCAGATGGTGGAGCAGAAAGTGCTGCCTTTGCTGTGGCACCTCCTGGGCACCCCCACCCACAGCGGCACCATCCGTGGCCGCAGCGTGCGGGCAGCTACCGCCAACCTGTGCCAAGCCCTCTACGCCCAGATGGGGACCAGCCTGAGCGAGTGTGCCGCCTCCCAGCCTGCCAACATTCACATGGATTTAAACGAGTTCCTGAGGGGCTTTTCGTAA
- the ccdc28b gene encoding coiled-coil domain-containing protein 28B, giving the protein MEDKRKKRSPKVSLPQPPPPPINPRKLSVLPASKSATFSLGLPQPPSPKNRGKYKRSIGAPGQPREVFAAVVAPPKTTRPHKEKPRAPQPAGPSKVVQSSPLQHSFLTDVSDVREMEGGLLNLLNDFHSGKLQAFGKVCSFEQLEHVREMQEKLARLHFSLDSHVEELSEDQRKCASDHNLEHLLSNLEELSTSIQKLHLAENQDLPKTSGP; this is encoded by the exons atggAAGACAAACGCAAGAAGCGCAGCCCAAAGGTGTCCCTCCCgcagccccctcctccccccatcAACCCCCGCAAACTGTCTGTCTTACCCGCCAGCAAAAGTGCCACCTTCTCCCTCGGCCTGCCGCAGCCTCCCTCCCCCAAGAACAGAGGCAAGTACAAGAGGTCCATAGGTGCGCCCGGCCAGCCTAGAGAGGTGTTCGCAGCCGTCGTAGCTCCACCAAAGACCACCAG GCCCCACAAAGAGAAGCCCAGGGCCCCACAGCCAGCAGGGCCCAGTAAAGTAGTCCAGTCTTCCCCCTTGCAGCACTCCTTCCTCACAGACGTCTCAGACgtcagagagatggagggaggccTCCTCAATCTCCTCAACGACTTCCACTCAGGCAAACTGCAGGCGTTCG GTAAGGTTTGCTCTTTTGAGCAGCTGGAGCATGTGCGTGAGATGCAGGAGAAGCTGGCGCGATTGCACTTCAGCCTCGACAGCCACGTGGAGGAGCTTTCAGAGGACCAGAGGAAGTGTGCCTCCGATCACAACCTGGAACACCTGCTCAGTAAC ctggaggagctcagCACCTCCAT ACAAAAGCTCCACTTGGCCGAGAACCAGGACCTGCCCAAGACATCTGGCCCCTGA
- the tmem39b gene encoding transmembrane protein 39B, which translates to MAGGRRGANRTTYCRPPLSGEPGSVSNGNHSTSSPVTGVRSRTRNGSGTCMSSPPLAAQTVVPLKHSKIPELSVDCNVLFELHLFFCHLVGLFVHYVNIYKTVWWYPPSHPPSHTSLNFHLIDYNMLVFTIIILARRLIAAIVKEASQSGKLSFPHSIFLVMARFAVLTLTGWSLCRSLIYLFRTYSVLSLLFLCYPFGMYIPFFRLNCDFRRAGPLSPIASIGSKEVGRGRDYLTVLKETWKQHTSQLYGVQAMPTHACCLSPDLIRKEVEYLKMDFNWRMKEVLVSSMLSAYYVAFVPVWFVKSTQYVDKRWSCEMFILVSVSTSVILMRHLLPPRYCDLLHKAAAHLGCWQKVDPSLCSNVLQHIWTEEYMWPQGVLVKHNKNVYKAMGHYNVAVPSDVSHYRFYFFFNKPLRILNILIILEGAMIFYQLYSLICSEKWHQTISLALILFSNYYAFFKLLRDRIVLGKAYSYSNSSSDQKVS; encoded by the exons ATGGCAGGTGGAAGGCGAGGGGCAAACCGCACCACGTACTGCAGACCTCCGCTGAGCGGTGAACCAGGCTCGGTCAGCAACGGGAACCACTCCACCAGTTCCCCGGTAACTGGGGTGCGATCACGTACGAG GAATGGGTCGGGAACGTGCATGTCCAGCCCGCCCCTGGCCGCTCAGACGGTGGTTCCTCTGAAGCACAGCAAGATCCCAGAGTTGTCTGTGGATTGTAACGTGCTGTTCGAGCTCCATCTTTTCTTCTGCCACCTCGTTGGCCTGTTTGTCCACTATGTCAACATCTACAAGACTGTGTGGTGGTaccccccctctcaccctccctcacacacatcaCTG AATTTTCACCTTATTGACTATAACATGCTGGTGTTCACAATCATCATCCTGGCAAGGAGGTTAATTGCAGCAATTGTTAAAGAA GCATCACAGAGTGGCAAACTCTCCTTCCCCCACTCAATCTTTTTAGTGATGGCTCGGTTTGCTGTGCTAACGCTGACGGGCTGGAGCTTGTGCCGCTCCCTCATTTACCTGTTCAGAACCTATTCTGTGCTCAgcctgctcttcctctgctACCC ATTTGGTATGTATATTCCGTTCTTCCGGCTGAACTGTGATTTCCGGAGAGCAGGGCCGCTCTCGCCCATTGCAAGCATTGGCTCCAAGGAGGTGGGCCGGGGAAGGGACTACCTGACCGTGCTGAAGGAGACGTGGAAGCAGCACACCAGCCAGCTGTATGGCGTCCAGGCCATGCCGACACATGCCTGCTGCCTCTCCCCGGACCTCATCCGAAAGGAGGTGGAGTACCTGAAGATGGACTTCAactggaggatgaaggaggtgCTGGTCAGCTCAATGCTCAGCGCTTACTATGTGGCCTTCGTACCCGTCTGGTTTGTCAAG AGCACACAGTACGTGGACAAGCGCTGGTCTTGTGAAATGTTCATCCTGGTGTCAGTCAGCACCTCAGTAATCCTCATGAGGCACTTGCTGCCCCCTCGATACTGTGACCTGCTTCACAAAGCTGCAGCTCACCTGGGCTGCTGGCAGAAAGTAGATCCCTCACTCTGCTCCAACGTCCTTCAGCACAT CTGGACAGAGGAGTACATGTGGCCACAGGGAGTTCTGGTCAAACATAATAAGAATGTGTACAAGGCCATGGGCCACTACAATGTTGCAGTTCCATCAGATGTGTCCCATTATCGCTTCTAT TTCTTCTTCAACAAGCCTTTACGAATACTCAACATActcatcatcctggaagggGCTATGATATTCTACCAGCTCTACTCGCTGATATGCTCAGAGAAATGGCATCAGACGATATCGCTGGCTCTGATCCTCTTCAGCAACTACTACGCCTTCTTCAAGCTTCTGCGAGACAGAATAGTCCTGGGAAAGGCTTACTCGTACTCAAACAGCTCATCAGACCAGAAAGTCAGTTAG